The Rhizobium jaguaris nucleotide sequence TCGAGCACGCTCCCTTTGAGGGCCTGGTTGCGGAACGGCCGGCGCGAGCCTTAGCTGCGCTTGCATCGGAATCGCGGGCAGGCAGGTATCCCCAGGAGTTTTGGCAACAGCTCTTCTCGAAATGGCCGAAAAACACGACCCCCTGCGCTACCGCCCTGTGTGGGCGAAGAATATTGCGTTTGCCGGCCGAGTTGAAGGTGAACGTGCGTGGCTATCTCACTTCATGGATTTCCGAACACATGGTAGGGATCGCGAAAATTTATCCGGAAACCTTTGAAGGGGTTTGGGATGACGCTTTCGACACGCTCCAAGCTGCCGGTGAGGAGGCAACGAAAAGCGGTTTGGGTGGGAGCTTCGTCGCGGGCAAGGAAATTCATAGTTCGAGGAGATCGCTGGACCACGCAATCAACGGCCCCGTGGGAAAACTGGTCGATACCTTGTTGGACGCGATTGGTGAGAGCCAGCCTGGTCGCAACGATAAAATTGCCGGACCGCTCGCCGCTCGCCTTACACGATCCCTAGGCTCCATAGGTGAGGGTGCTGATCATGCGGCAGGACTAATGGGGCGACATCTCGAATGGCTTAACTTTGTCGACCCCGACTGGGTGCGACGTGAGCTGTTACCTCTGTTTGACCTCGAGAACGTGTTAGCGGAAGCTGCGTGGAGAGGATTTCTACATAGTGGCAGTCCTCCCCAATCAAAGGATCTGTTCCGGCAGTTGAAGCAATCGTTCCTGGGCATCTTTTCGCAGCGTCTCGATTGGCTATCCGAAGACCGGGACGAGCGGAACGCCGTCACCGTACTCGTCATCGCAGCATGGTGGCATAGAAAGGGGCGCGAATACATTTCGGACGAAGAGTGCCGAGCCGCACTTCAATCAGTGGATGACGAAGGGCGTCAGACCGCGATCTGGACGGCCAGCCGGATCATCGGAGAACACGATGCGTGGACATCTTTCGGCAGACGCTTCTTCACTGCTGTCTGGCCGCAGGAGGTCAGATTCCAAACATCCGGCACGAGTGACGCACTTCTTCGCCTAGCCGACGATTCGTTCGAGAAATTTCCGGAGATGATCAAAACGCTGAAAGATTTTCTCAGGCCGACGGAGCATCCAGATATGTATCTCTTCAGACAGAGGCGCGGCGCCGATGCAGGCGAGCGAGCCAGCCTCGCCAAGCGCTGGCCGAAAGCAGTTCTGGAAGTGGCGGATCGGGTAATCGATCTCGATCCGCCGTATGTCCCGAGTGAGTTGGGTGCGTTATTGGCAGATATCGGCGAGGCTGAGCCCGCATTGCGCACTACGTCGGCGTGGAGACGTTTGACAGCTATCGTCAACGGGCAGCGTCAGCTCGCTCGGCAATGAAAGCCCTTCGGTATCGCGGCTGTCCCAGGGGAGGAAACCCGGTCAGGGGCTCTGGATCAGAGGAGTCGTCGCTAGGGATCTTTCTGAAGGGAAACCGATGAGCGTTGTGATTTCGACAACCGCATTCGATGACTTCATGTCTTCTACTATTGGTGAGTTCCATGACGATGCGGTGATGAAGCCGCTCGACCATGAAGAGATCTATGTCCGCATTCGCCGCGTGCTCTCGTGTCCGGAGGGGATGGACTGGGAAGCGCTTCACTATTTTTGGAACGTTCTACAGATCGCGGTGCATCTGGGCCGCGCGCCACCAGAGCGTTGGCAACTACTTGCTATCGTTCGGGATGCGTGTAGCGGTGAAAGAAACATCGCCCCATTTTCGAACCGCAAAGCATGGACCGAGGCGTTGGGGCACGCGTCGCGATTGATGGCTAGGGCAATGTATAGGCTTTCGACCAACAGTCGGCAGGGCATCGTCGCTGGGTCCTTGTTGTTCTTTGAACAACTAGGTTTCGAGGTAGAGTTAGATGGACGTGGGGCGCGTCTGAGCTCGAAGTCTTTCAGACACATTTGCCGCAAGATCGAAAAACACGTTGCTGCCGCCGGCGGCCTCAACACTGCAAACCTGCTTCTCCAAGGTATGCAGGGGACCGGGCGAAGTATCGACGGATCGCTAAGTTCAGCCCGAACTCCTGCACAGGTCTATGAAGTTTCGCAAGCAGGGACACCGTTCCACTACATTTACAATGTCGCCCTCAAGCATCTGGGTTCGCAAACAAGGACAGGCAATCCGACTGCCGAGATCTTGAAAGCCGAGCTTCATGCGAGACATCTCGCCGCGGCTCTCGATCTCGAACCCCATAGCATATTCGAGAACACATCACTGCCCACCCGCTTTTTGGAAAAAGTTCTCCGGGAAACCGTCCTATATGACGAACTTTTCAGTTTCGCGCAGTGGCAACCGAAGGCTGGATTGAAAATCGTCGGGATGTTCTTCAATGCGCTTGAAAGGGTGGGCTGCGATTTTCCGCGAGCATCGCCATCCGAGTGGAGAATGTTCACGACGCGACTACTCGAGCTAGCGGAAGAAAGCCAGCTTCGGCAGTTTTCGGCGGTGTTCTTTGCGTCGGGTTCTGCAGATCTTGCCAGGTTGACCCCGCTGCTGGAACTCCTGTCTATCCCCGCATCCCGGATAAACCGGGAGTATGATGGGCCGGCGGACACCAACAAAAGAATGGACGCGGCGTTTCCGCTGATTGCAATGGGATCAAACGAATTTCTACTTCAACCCAAATCCATCGCCGTTCGTGCATTGGTAGACCGCTTGCTCGAACTGATGCGGAAGGACGAAAAGCGGAAGGCTGGCAAATTTGGCGCCGCGACCGATCTATCGAAGCTGGAGAACAAGTTCGGAAGCGCCCTTGAGCTTTTGACGGCCGACGTCTTGAGAGACATCGGTATGACCGTCACCCATGAGGGGGCGAAATACCACGGAAAGAGCAGGGGACATCGTCTCGAAATCGATATCGTTGCCGAGGACGAAAGCCACATCTACCTTTTTGAGTGCAAAAAGAAAGTACTGACAAACTCCGCGCGCCAGGGGGATAGTCTGGCGGTGCTGTCCGACCTCACAGAGAGCTTCCTCAAAATGCAAGGCCAATTGGCCAGACACGAGGCGAAGCTCCGATCGGACGGGAAGATCGTTTTCGAGGATGGACGGTCGCTTGAGCTGAACGGGCGGCAGGTTGAAAAATTCGCTATTAGCCTCTTTGACCACGGTGCGTTGCAAGCACGGGGTACAATCATCCCACTTTTTGCGCGGTTGTTCGGAAGCCGTGTCTCAACACAGAAACCTGTAGCCGACGCAGTCACCGCTAAAATCAACAAGCAGTTGGCAGTCCTTGCCCAAAGTGTCGATGCCATTTGTGTCGCGCAGCAAGATCAAGACAGGCAAGATGCACTCCACGATTTCGCCATGTCGACCTGGTGGATGAGCATCGATCAACTTCACTATCTGTGCCGCTCCGGAGTAGGAGTGTCTGAAAGCCTTAAGGACCTGAGGCATCTGGAGTCGCGGACCGGCGACATCGTGTGGGACGCCAAGCGTGTCACACTAATGGGCCCTGTGGCCAGAGCGATGCTCGATGGCGCTCGCACGATGAACAAGCGTGCGATGCTGTAACATGTGGTTCTAAGCATAATGGCGGCAATTTCAAATACGCAAGTCTAATTGGATGGGGCAATGAGCAAGTCGTCATGGAACGCGAAGCGCAAGGAAGTCAAGCTAAGCAAACTGACCGGGCACGCGAGCAAGAGTTCGCGTTTGATCGAAGGCCGTGTTCCAAGTAACACAAAGGTCTTTTTCACGCCTGCTGAGCTCTTTGGAGCGATGGCCCAGTGCTCCAGTCGCTTGGCTTTGGATCAGCAGGCGACCCAGGCACATGTTGAAGCATGTCGGCTATTGATCGCGAGACACGTTGAAGAAGACAGTGACGACTTTGCGTTTCTTGAGTCAGTCCGCGGACTGAAAGATTATCTCCGGAAGTCGATGACTGCGCTGGTTGGTGATGGAATTGCCTACCTCCAGATGATCGCGGATGGTTACCGCTGGGTGGACCACTTCGAAAATTACACGGTGCATGGCGATGTAGACACCGATCGAACGCCTGATTTTATTTTCAGCCGAAGCAGCGACGATTTCGTCGCGCTTGCTGAATCGAAGGCAACCAAGGGAAGCAGTAAATCAGCTTTCGATAAGACGGTACGGGAAGGCTACTCTGGACAGGTCGAACCCTACCTCGCGATCGAGATCGGATCGTTCATAGCCAGCCACGGCTTTGCGATCGGGAGCTGGATGACATCAGACAAAAAAGCAGAGGTATTCATACATCACACTCAGGTCGCCCAACCTGACTGCGAAGGAGGCGGTTTAGATCCGGATAAGCAGTCAGATCCAAGTTCGATACGCTTCGGGAATTACTGTGGTGTGCTGACGCTTCTATTTGGCACGGGAGTCGGTGAGGCAGCACGCGCCAGGACTTGGAGACCCTCGGAAGAAGTCTTTGTAACAGTCCGCTGGCTCAAAAAAACCTGGATTGTCGGGGAATTTCTGATAGAGCGGCCGGAACACGGCAAGGATGATGAACTGGCTTTTCAACGGCTTCCGGTTCCCGTGTTGAAAAGGTTGGCTCTTGAATTGGAAACTGCCCGGAAGGTCTTTGGTTATATCGAAGCCGAAGAAGCGAAGTCCAGCTTGCTGGAGAACCTCCCGGAGTTCGACGAAATCCTGAGAGGGGCCGCGAAAGCCTCGGGTGGCGCAATATTTCCCGATGGTTTCGCCGTGCTCGGCCGGGGCGAAGATCAAGACGATCTTCAATGGCGAAAGCTTCCGCCGCAAAACCCTGTGAATGCCGTTTCCATGGATGCGGCGACCGAGCGTCTGCTAGCCTCCCTGAAACAAAATGTCGATAACAGGCGCATTCCCGACGGCCTTCCTTACACTCCTCTCGCACGAGAGGACGAACCGCCCGTTGAACTGCCGTTGCAACTGACTATACGAGACGTTTAGGCTGGAGATGCGCTCGTGATACTGAAATCACCATCCGCCTGTTCTCGACGAGATCGCAAAGCGGAAAGGCTGGTTCACTTGCATAAGAGATCGATTGTGCTGAGCTACCGGGTATAAAGGAACAAGGTTCCGCGGTCGCCGCTGTATCTGGACTGGCTGTCGTCCATCACCGACTCAATTAGCGAACGCACCATCGACGTATGTATTGGAAGGATGATACCAAGCGCGTCAATAATTCTGGTCGACCGGTCTCCGGCAGCTACAACGATGGCGTCGCAGTTGAACGAACGACCGTAGACGGAGACAAAAGCCTTTGACCAGTACGGAACCGCGCGACGACGGGCATCGGGATCGGTCGAATAACTCAACGTTTACGGAGAGACGCTAGCCTCCGTACAATGCGTAACGGAAGAATTAGGATTGTTCGTTGACACAGTTTGCTACCACTACAAGCAAAAGCTGGCATGATTTCAAATCGGCAGATCTCCAGGATCTGTTCACGGGAAAACCGTTCGACCGAGGTCGTTTCCTATTTCGAGGGCAGGGTTCAGAGAGTTGGCCGCTGATCTCTTCGTTCGACCGCTGGTTCAAGGGAGAGAGACGATACAAGGCGGAAGCCTCAAAGAAGCTCATGACACTGTTCGAACAAGAGACTGAAGGTCTTCAAATTGACCGTGACATTTGGTCTGACCCAAATCGAAGACTCGGTCTCGCACAACACTACGGGGTCCCGACGCGACTTCTTGATTGGAGCGAAAGTCCCTACGTCGCCGCATTCTTCGCTTTTGCCGGACTAGACGCAAACGCGCTCATAGAAGGCCACGAGAGCTACGTAAAAAACGTTGCGGTTTGGTGTATCGACCGCTGCGTAGCCAACGTGTGGAGCTCTGAGGCGGGCGTTGAGATTATCCATGTCCCCTCTTATGGCAACGAAAGGTTGCGAAATCAACTTGGATGGTTCACGCTCCTCAAGGCTCCATATGACAGCTTGGAGGAGTACGTATCACATTTCGACGAGGCGCCCGCCGCGCTGCGACGATTCTCTATACCTGCCACAGATGTCAGGCGCGCTTTAGCAGACCTAGAGCTTATGGGAATGAACTTCAGCCGAATCTATCCAGGCGTTGATGGGAGCGCCAGAACCGCCGTCCTGAGAGCAAAGTGGGAGCAGGAATAGGAGCGTGTCGACACGTCGAAGAAATTGTGGCGCCGCTGATCAGTATGCACGTCGGTATGATGCAAGTGGAGCCAACATCACCGGCTCACTTTCCGTCCATTGGGCCCGCTATTCGGCGGAATGATAATCAACCTGAGAGGTTCAAAAAATTAGAGAGTGAAATTAGAGGTAAGGATGGTAACAAGGTTTCAATGGTTTGAGTCCCATCACATCAAACAGATCCGATTTTGTGGGCTGTGGCTTGTCGTCTCTAAAAAGCGGCATCACAGCCAAGCGCAGGACGACTGCTTTGCGCCCCATATCGGACATTTAAGGGCTTGCTGAGCAGCCCTGAAAGGGGACGACAATTTCGCTTGCAATTTGAGGATCTGTAGACGCCGCGCTCGTGGTCATCCGCGACATTCTGCTCATCCGTGCGCAGCGCAACGGCGACCGCTTGACCGGTATTGACGCGGACTTGCGTCAGGCGAGATTACCGATCATCTTCGGCGAACAGATCGCACTTGCGTATTCCGATGAAGCCGGCCATCGATTCCGATTTGAAGCCGGCCAGTCATTCCGATTTCATTCCGGCCAGCGTTCCGATTTGAAGCCGGCCATTTCTCGGACTGATCCTGGGTCTCGTTGATGTTTGGATTGAGTTTTGTTTTTGGTCAAGCGTGGGATGTTTCAGGCGCTCCTGGCGAACGCTGTTTTCGCATGCTCTCGCCAGTGAGATCGATGCGATAGGCATTGTGAACGAGGCGATCCAGGATGGCATCGGCGAGCGTTGGATTTGCTATGATTTCCCACCAGCGATCCAGGGGCACCTGACTGGTGACGATCGTTGATCGACGCTCGTAGCGGTCCTCGATGATCTCGAGAAGATCACGCCGCTGATCATCGTTGAGCTTTTCTGGTCCCCAGTCATCGAGGATCAGCAGGTCGGTCTTGGCGAGAGATTTGAGGATCCTGCCGTAGCGCCCGTCACCTCTTGCAAGTGCGAGCGTGGCGAACAGCCGCGGAACTCGGTGGTATGCGACGGAGAAATCTTCGCGGCATGCCTTGTGGCCGAGGGCGCAGGCAAGCCAACTTTTACCGACGCCGGCTGGCCCGGTGACGAGGAGACTGTGGTGCTTACGGATCCAGTCGCAGCCAGCAAGCGCCATGAATAGATTGCGATCGAGACCGCGGGCCGCACGAAAGTCGGCATTCTCGATCTGTGCATCATGGCGAAGCTTAGCAGCCCTGGCGCGGGCTTCGAACCGCTTCTGGCGGCGCATGGTAGCTTCGCGCTCGAGCAGGATGGCAAGCCATTCTCCATGCTCGAGGCCGCGCGCTTCTGACTGTGCGTCGAGCTCCTGGAAGGCTGTGGCCATGCCGTAAAGGCCGAGTTCGCGCAGCATATCGAT carries:
- a CDS encoding FRG domain-containing protein; translation: MTQFATTTSKSWHDFKSADLQDLFTGKPFDRGRFLFRGQGSESWPLISSFDRWFKGERRYKAEASKKLMTLFEQETEGLQIDRDIWSDPNRRLGLAQHYGVPTRLLDWSESPYVAAFFAFAGLDANALIEGHESYVKNVAVWCIDRCVANVWSSEAGVEIIHVPSYGNERLRNQLGWFTLLKAPYDSLEEYVSHFDEAPAALRRFSIPATDVRRALADLELMGMNFSRIYPGVDGSARTAVLRAKWEQE
- the istB gene encoding IS21-like element helper ATPase IstB — encoded protein: MLINPTIDMLRELGLYGMATAFQELDAQSEARGLEHGEWLAILLEREATMRRQKRFEARARAAKLRHDAQIENADFRAARGLDRNLFMALAGCDWIRKHHSLLVTGPAGVGKSWLACALGHKACREDFSVAYHRVPRLFATLALARGDGRYGRILKSLAKTDLLILDDWGPEKLNDDQRRDLLEIIEDRYERRSTIVTSQVPLDRWWEIIANPTLADAILDRLVHNAYRIDLTGESMRKQRSPGAPETSHA